The window GGCTGCCGTTCCGGACAGGGGGTGGGCTGTTTGCGAGGTCACTGCCGGTCCCGGGACCGCGTGAAGTCGGACAGCTCAAGGTCACCCTGCAGCATGCGGCCGATAATCAGGCCTACCAAACCCAAGAACGCCACCAGCAGGAACGCCCAGAAGCCGCCGAAGAAGGCGGCGAAGCCCAGGGCCATGCCGGCCAGCAGGCCCACGGTTGCTGCGTTCATTTCACTCACCTGGATTTCACGTCGATGTGTCTCGACTCGGGTGCCGAGGATTACTGCACGCGGCTCTCGCCTTCCTCCTCGTCTTCCTCATCGGGGAGATGGACGTCGTCGACGGTGATGTTCACCTCGACGACTTCAAGGCCGGTCATGCGTTCCACGGCCGTGATGACGCTGTTGCGGACTTCGCCGGCGATGTCCACGATGGCAACGCCGTACTCCACGACCACGTCCAGATCGACGGCCGCCTGCCGCTCGCCCACCTCGACTTTCACGCCTCGCGACACGCTGGGCTTACCCCCCGGAACCTTGTCTGTGACGGCTCCGAGCGTGCGAGCCATCCCGGAGCCGAGACTGTGGATGCCCGGCACCTCGCGTGTGGCCATTCCCGCGATCTTTTCGACGACGCTGTCGGCGATCGAGGTCCTACCTCGCGTCTCGGGCGCCGTCCCGGAGCCTGTACGGCCCGTGAGTGCCTTGCCCGCGGGGCGGGAATCACCGCCTGCGGTGGGGTTGATGATGTCCGACATGAGGACCTCCCCATGGTGTCCTGGCAGCGCCGTTGAGGCGCCCTCATGTGTTGGACACATCGCACGAACATTCCTCACTCCTCGCCCTGCGGCCACACCGCCTACGATCGAAGAGTGCGTACGTCAGGCCGCGACCGACGTCTTCGGCAGAAGGGCAGCGGCGGATGCGCAACCAGACCGGCCCGTCACCCCTGCACGGCACGACCCGCCCGCTGCGGCCGGCGCCGCGAACCCTCGCATGCCTTGCCGCAGCGCCGGATACCTTGCGCGACGCGGACGACAGGGTGCTGGCGATCCGGGCTTCCGAAGGAGACGAAGAAGCCTTCGCCCTCCTGGTCCGCCGGCACAGCAGCCGTCTCCTTGCTCTCGCCCAATATCTGCTCGGCAATCGAGCGGACGCCGAGGACGCAGTACAAGACGCCTTCCTCAGCGCCTGGAGGCGGCTTCCGGATTTCCGCCACACCTCCTCCTTCGGCACATGGATGTACCGCATCGTGACGAATTGCTGCCTCAACGCCCTGCGCAACCGGCCTCAGCCGCTGTCCCTGGACGCGGTCCCCGAACCCCCCGCGGTGGACGCGGACAGCTCGCCACCCCGCATGGCCGAGACGAGAGCCGCGGCAGCCGCACTCATGCGAGCGCTCCTGGAGATTGGACCCGAGCTGCGCGTGTGCTGGGTCCTGAGGGAGCTACACGGCCTGCACTACGAGGAGATCGCCCTCGTGGTGGGCACCACCGAACAAACGGTGCGCGGCAGACTCTTCCGCGCACGACGCGCTTTGATGGAGGCGATGCGCCCATGGCGCTAGACGACCCGCACCCGACCTCCGCGGCCCAGACCAACCCGCCTCCGCACTCCGATGCCGAGCGGCTTGCCGGCTCAGCGCTACTGCCCTGCGGACGCCTCCTCGGGCACGCCTGGGAACAGGCCCGCACCCCTGCCAGGGCCGCCGACCCGCACACCAACCACTGTCCCTACTGCCGCGAAGCCATCGAGGGATTGACATCCCTGGACCGGGCCACCCATGCCTTGCGCGGCGAGGAACAGCCTGATGGCCACAGCCTCGCCAACAGAGTGATCAACGCTGTTCGGGCCGAGGCGAGGCTGGGTGCCATGCTGCTGCTGAACGACCCCGGACGCGACCTGCGGATAGCCGAGACCGCGGCCGCGAAGATACTGCGCCGAGCAGCCGACACCGTCCCCGGGACCCGCGCCGCCAGCTGCCGGCTGATCCCCGAACAGAGCGGCCAAGCGCTCCATGTCGCCGCCATCACCCTGTCCACCACGCTCGACCAGCCGTTGCGAGAGAGGGCCGAAGCCGTACGCCAAGCCGTTCTCCACGTGGCTCAGAACGTCCTGGGCCTCGCCGTCACCGCCGTCAACGTGGAAGTCACCGGCGTACTGGAACGCTCCCGCCGAACACAGCCTGAACCGAGTGAACGATGACCGCCACTTCCTGGGAAGGCATTGCCCGGGCCGCAGCAGCGGCTGCCCTCGACGTTCCAGGCGTGGACGCACTTCAGCCCGCGCTGTCCGATCGACTCGCTCTCGCCGCATCGCGTGCGCGCCACGCCATGACCACGCCGGACAAGCCGCCCCGCGAAGTGGCCGGCATCCGCTGCCGAAGTACCCCGGACGGCGGCTGCCACGTGGAAGTGCGGTGCATCCTGCACACCGACCGCCGCGTCGTGGACATCGCCCGGCAGGTACGCGACGAGGTAAAGACCGCTGTCACCGCCTGTCTCGTCCAGCGTCGAACAGTCGGATCGGTGACCGTCCTCGTCACGGTCACCCGAACCGTCTGAATGCGACTGGACTCGACATCGGATGCCGCGAATGACAGAACCCACTGGCACGAACAGACGTCAGGCCGACGTCTACCAGCCCTGGAGCAGCCTCCCCCGGCCCGGCGCAGGAAGCTCGCCCCTCGCGGCTGGAAGACGGGGCCGAGCACACCGAACGTGGAGGGGATGCACCGGCCAATGGTTCCTGTCACCGGCCAAGAGGGTGATCATGTCGGCTCCGGGTATGCGCCCTGCGGAGAAGTTGGCGCCAACGTACTGGCGCCCCTCCAGGCGGAACGCAAACCCTCAGTACAACTGGAGGACACCATGATCGTCCTCGGCGTCATTCTTCTCATCGTCGGTTTCCTCACGAGCATCAGCATCCTGTGGACAATCGGCATCATCCTCGTCGTCATCGGAGTCATCCTATGGATCGTGGGCGCCCTCGGTCACTCCGTCGGAGGCCGTAAGCATTACTGGTGAAGCACCACCACCCACCACAGCATCAACGGAGGTGTGAGAGACTCCGCTCCCCTCGGTGGCCCACGTGGCACTCTCGCGAGTACGCACTCCTTACGGCGGCGCCGTTCACCGCCATACCGACGGCAGACCCGCGTAGACGAGATCCGGTCGCCGCCGAGGAGCGTGGCACGCCACAGCCGAAGTCGCCCGACTCATCCCAAACCGGGCGGTGCGCGACTCCGACGGCAACGCGCGACCCGACCGGTCTTCAGCCGCCGCAGCCTGGCAATCGGGACGGCCGTTCGAGCACCAAGCCACCAGAGCATTACGACAAAGGCTACTTACGCGTCGGGGTGCTTCGGCAGGGCGAGCCAGTCCGACCAGGAGATCTCCCGGCCGAGGAAGCGCGGCTGCTCAAACGGCCAGTCGGCGGCGATCCACTGAGGCACCAGCTCGTCGAGGGCCTGCTCGACCTTGCTACCCACCAGCTCGTCCACCACCCACCAGGAGATATCGCCGTCCGCGCCGGCCCTCTCCGGTGGGTCGATGTAGACGCAGCCGAGCAGAGCTGTCTCCGCCGCGTCGAACAGCGCGTAGTTGAAAGACTGGTGTGCGGCGATCTCCTTCTCGTGTCGCAACAGGTCGGCCTGGTCGGCCTCGTAGGTCATGGTGGCCGCGGGCCAGCCCCAGGCTGGGCCGTAGATGGTCCACAGCCGCTCGCGCGAACCCATCACAGCCGGATAGTCGAGTGGGGTGTCCGCCTCCCGAATAGGCCGCAAGTGATGACCGCTGCCCGGCAGCGGTACCAGGACGGGATGGACGAAGTTATCGGGGAGCCAGCTCATGGCGCCCGACCGTAGCAGCGCGCGGCCGTCCGCTCCCCTGGATTTTCCCCGCATACCGCCAGGCCCTGCTCTCATGCTGGGCAGTGCCCGCGATCACCTCGGTGTCGTCTACGCGCAGACGTCCACCGGCACTGTCGATCTTCCCTGGCGCCATGCCGGCCTCACGTCGCCCCCTCCGGTGAGATGGCAGGTCCATCCGCGGCGTCCCGGTGCGGTACGTGAACGCGATCGAGTCGACCGCCTCCCGGTGATCACGCCACCACCCACCCGCCTCGGCGCCCGATCCGGAAGGAACGCCCGAATCAGCGCCCGCTGCACGTCAGCCAACGACACACATCAACCAATGATCAGATGGTCCGAAGGAAGCGCCCTAGAGCAGCGCCTCAGAGCCGTGGAGCTCTACGTAGCCGACGACCCGCCGCATGCCGGCGAAGCTCGTGACGTTGTTCCCGATCACCCGCACCGAGGCCGGCTGACCCGTGCGCCAGTTGTGCGCTGCCCGGGAGAGGGCACCCCACTGATTCTCCAGCTGGGCGTAGTCCGGGCTGAGCTGGTAGGCGGTGAAGCCGTTGATGTTGCCGTAGACGCGGTTCAGGATCGGTCCGAAGCGGGCGGCTTCCGAGAAGATGGTGATCGCCATCAGCATGCCCCGGTCGGCGCGCGTCTCGTCCCAGTCCCCGATGTTGTGCAGGTCGCGGAGCGCGTTGAAGATGTTGGTGGAGCCGAGGTACAGGTTCTCGCGGGTGGACCCGCCGTTCAGGCTGGCGTAGCTGCCGTTGCGCGGCATGAGGCGGGCCGTCACGCCGAGGTCCTGCTGGAACTGCCCCTGCCGGCCGTCCTGGAAGGCCCAGTGCCGGTTGGTGCCGGGTGAGTAGAAGCCCGCGACGTAGAGGTTGTCGGCCCACAGGTAGACGGAGACCAGGTCGGCCCCCTCGTTGCGCACCCGTACCTGGATCAGCCGGTTGGTGTTGCGCGTGGTCTGCTCGACGAGCCCGCTGCCGTCATCGGTCGAATCGCCGTAGCTGTTGCGGTGGATCGCGTCGATCAGGTTCCAGTAACGGTTGGCGTGTTCACCCGCCCCGTTGGTGATGCCGGTGATGTCCCAGTCGATGATGGGCCAGGCCGCGGGCTGCGGCTGGGGCTGGGCCTGGACCCGGCTCACCCCGGCCGGCCTGCCGTCGGGGGCGGCCTCCGCGGAGGCCGTGACGGCCGTGGAGGCAAGGATCGCGGTGGCGGCCGTCAGCGACAGCAGCGCGAAGTAGGTCTTCTTGAACACGGTTCCCTCTCGAATGGCCAGGTCCAGACGGGGTGTGGTCGACCACCGCGGCTGGACGCGAAGCGGGCATGTGCCGCCTCGATTCAGCATGTGCGCGCTCCCGCAGCGCCGTTGCCCCCCAGCGCACGCCCTCTGTCCCGTACGCGCACGGGACGGACGGCGAGCTCGCCGGGAACCTCCACGCTTCGGAGTCATGGTCGAGACCATGACCGCCCCCCGTTTCCTGGTGCCACTGGCACGTCGGATCCTCCGGCACGTCGCTGCCCATCCACTTCGCCGCCCGCACCTGCGGACCGGCGGTCCTGCTCCACACTTGCGCCCCCTGCCGTGAGCAGCGCGGTCTCGTACCGAGGTGGCCGCCCCTGAAAGCCTCCTGATAGCGAGCACCGTAAGTGCCCGCGCTGTCGGTGAGCAGCCCGTCGGTTGC of the Streptomyces sp. NBC_01426 genome contains:
- a CDS encoding Asp23/Gls24 family envelope stress response protein, which encodes MSDIINPTAGGDSRPAGKALTGRTGSGTAPETRGRTSIADSVVEKIAGMATREVPGIHSLGSGMARTLGAVTDKVPGGKPSVSRGVKVEVGERQAAVDLDVVVEYGVAIVDIAGEVRNSVITAVERMTGLEVVEVNITVDDVHLPDEEDEEEGESRVQ
- a CDS encoding DUF6131 family protein, coding for MIVLGVILLIVGFLTSISILWTIGIILVVIGVILWIVGALGHSVGGRKHYW
- a CDS encoding N-acetyltransferase translates to MSWLPDNFVHPVLVPLPGSGHHLRPIREADTPLDYPAVMGSRERLWTIYGPAWGWPAATMTYEADQADLLRHEKEIAAHQSFNYALFDAAETALLGCVYIDPPERAGADGDISWWVVDELVGSKVEQALDELVPQWIAADWPFEQPRFLGREISWSDWLALPKHPDA
- a CDS encoding ribosome-inactivating family protein; this translates as MFKKTYFALLSLTAATAILASTAVTASAEAAPDGRPAGVSRVQAQPQPQPAAWPIIDWDITGITNGAGEHANRYWNLIDAIHRNSYGDSTDDGSGLVEQTTRNTNRLIQVRVRNEGADLVSVYLWADNLYVAGFYSPGTNRHWAFQDGRQGQFQQDLGVTARLMPRNGSYASLNGGSTRENLYLGSTNIFNALRDLHNIGDWDETRADRGMLMAITIFSEAARFGPILNRVYGNINGFTAYQLSPDYAQLENQWGALSRAAHNWRTGQPASVRVIGNNVTSFAGMRRVVGYVELHGSEALL
- a CDS encoding RNA polymerase sigma factor, whose translation is MRNQTGPSPLHGTTRPLRPAPRTLACLAAAPDTLRDADDRVLAIRASEGDEEAFALLVRRHSSRLLALAQYLLGNRADAEDAVQDAFLSAWRRLPDFRHTSSFGTWMYRIVTNCCLNALRNRPQPLSLDAVPEPPAVDADSSPPRMAETRAAAAALMRALLEIGPELRVCWVLRELHGLHYEEIALVVGTTEQTVRGRLFRARRALMEAMRPWR